The sequence below is a genomic window from Macrotis lagotis isolate mMagLag1 chromosome 7, bilby.v1.9.chrom.fasta, whole genome shotgun sequence.
tctctttgagatacagatacAGTAGTGggattgttagatcaaagggtatgcacaattatATTGCCCTTTGGACCTATTcccaattgctttccagaatggttggatcagttcacaactccaccagcaatgccttaatgttccaatttttccacatcttctccaagATTCATcataagtgtgagatgatacttcagagttgttttaattcatattttcctaatcaataataatttagagtatGATTTcctatatgactatagatagctttcatttttttatcttaaaaaccaccttttcaaatcctttgaccatttatcagttgtaTCCCCACAACTTTTATTAGAAGGGAGGAAAATGCATTCTTGAATCTCTTCTAGGTCAAGCTTGTTTACTCAGAGGGCATTCAAAGGGCAGATGGAAGCCACGAGGAACCCTTTCCAAGTCCTGACCACAACTTCTACCAATTTCTTCTATGACCTCTCAAGTGTTCCATGTGAGAACCAAGACAACTTTAAATTAGCAACCCTGATTCACACAGTCTTCTACTCCTTGGTGTTTTTCCTAAGCCTTATTGGAAACAGCCTAGTCCTTTGGGTGCTGGTGAAGTATGAGAGCCTGGAATCCCTCACCAACATCTTCATCTTTAACCTCTGTCTCTCCGATCTGGTCTTCTCTTGTCTGCTACCCTTCTTGATCATGATCCACTACTATGGTTGGATTTTTGGAGAGTTCTTCTGTAAGCTATTTAACATGTTTTTCCACATCAGCCTCTACAGCagcattttttttctggtggTGATGACAGTTCACCGGTACCTGTCTGTGGTGTATCCCGTGTCAAGCCTGCGTCATCTCTCCTATCGCAACAGAACTGGCATCATCTTGGGCATCTGGGTAGTTAGCATCATGGTGTCTGTTCCTGATCTCATTTTCCATACGGTACTGGGTGACTCCTGCAACTATTCTGAGGAAAAATGGTTACAACTGTGTACCTATGAGCACAAcatcatcttcctcttctccctggtGGTTATTCTGTTCTGCTACATTCAGATCCTCAGGACCCTGTTTCGGTCTCATTCCAGGAGGCGACACCGGACAGTTAGGCTCATTTTCATCATTGTGATGGCTTACTTTCTGAGCTGGGCCCCCTATAATGTGCTCATGTTTCTGAGAACACTGGTGAATCTCAGGATCATCCAGAAGTGTGAACTCATCAAGCAGCTATTATACTCATTAGAGATTTGCAAAGAGATTGCCTTCTCCCACTGCTGCTTCAACCCTGTGCTTTATGTGTTTGTGGGGATCAAGTTCCGGCAGCACCTAAAGGCACTCTTCCGCAAGGTCTGGCCCTGGCAGGGGATCCTTAGCCCTCCACCCCGCTCCCCAGGGGCCTTCCCTTATGACGATGCCTCCTTCTACTGAAAAGCCTCTGCAccagaaaaggggaggaggaaacTTATTGGATGGTCTTTCATGTACTGTGATCTCTGGGGAGTGGGTGGGAGAAAGAACAAAGTTAGATGGACTTTATTTTTCAGTAATGTACTTTATATTGAGACTGAGCAGATTCTAAGTGGAGTAAATTGATCTTTAGACTGAAAATTATTATATAACCATGAAGGGAAAATATCTCCTGAAGGCTGTATTTAGGTGATTTCATTTAGGGGTAATGGGGATCAAAGGAAAAGGCATGTGACTGTCTTTGTGCACTTTTCAGATCTAACTTGAAAGATCTATGTACCAGCTGGTGTTTAGGACTGGCTAAGTCTGTGTGTCTACAAGCCTGGCAAGATGGGCTAGGCAATTTCATGGTCACCCAGGCCTACTTCTTGGTCATCTCATTGCCATCACTTGGTCTCCTGGGGTAAGGTAAAGCAAACTTAACTCCTACCAATCTGGTCAAGGGGGTGGTATGTAGAAAATGATCCTTGTCCGTGCTCACGGCCGCATTGGGTAACTGAAAACAGAATGTCTTCCCCCCAATGGAAgcccatggaaaaaaaaaaaagagaaattggaagTTAAAAGTAGGAATGAAGAAGATTAGGGGGAAAGTTTCAAAAGGATATTTGGAAGAACAGAATAGTGAAGATAAGAGTAGGAAGTGAAaccagagaaagaggaaatcaatttgAAGTGTGGTCACACAAGTTTATCAACTGCAGTTTGAATGGGAAGTTTGctttggaaaataaaaacattatctcaCTTTTACTTCATGCTTTATGtgacatatatgtacatgtattttatatataggaATAGATATATTTAGAGATAGACATGTAAAGACTATTTTAGCAGAGTTTAAGGGGAGCACATTGAAAACTAAGCTGAGAATTGGTACACAATCATCACAGAAAATGTCCTGGCTTCCTGAATATTTGGGGtgaatttggggtggggggaggaaatggAGAGAAATGGGGACATGAGTGAATAAAAGGCTTAATTATTTGCTTCTGGTTGTTTTTCTGCTCTATTTCCTAACAGAATGAGTTTCCAAAATATATCATGTCCCTTTCAGAAGtctgaggcaactaggtggcacagtaggtagtaGAAGTCTCATCTGCCTGAGTTAAAATcgagcttcagacatttattagctgggtgactctgcaaAGTTGTTTCATcctatttgcctaagtttccGCTTCTGTAAAGTGATagcagaaggaaatggtaaaaccccaggatctttgccaagaaaactccaaatgaggtcaggaagattctgaaacaATTGAAAccactgaacagcaacaacaaccacCAAGTCAGGAATCTGGGTTGGATCTCTGGGGCAGTGAGCAGAAGCTGGCAAAGAATTGACAAGGATCTGGACTCTTGTCATAAAACTTCTCTGAGCTAGCAGAGTTCTATCCtggacaaaactgaaataattaCATTTTCCTTCCTCAAACTTCATTCTTTTGTGCTCATTGCTCCTATACTCTTCCTACCTCATTCTCTAACACtcaagaaatagggaaaaaataatgaatgaataaagggaTAAATGACACATTTGCATTTTTACCAAGAGACATACCATCCTAAACTAAAGAGATAAGATTATTTGACTCCCAAGGGCAGAATTTGGACCAATAGGTATATATTACCAGGAGCCAGAAATATGGgacagtgcaaaaaaaaaaaaacaaacaaacaaaaaaactcaaattTCCTTATATTTAGAGCTGGGATACTTTGAGAGATAGAAGAGTCCACATTTTCAAGTCATAGGATCTCTTCACTGGAAGGACTTTCAGATAATCTAATGTGCCTGATAGCTGAGCAAGAATGCCATCCACAACTGGCATATTAGATTATCTGAGAGCCCTTCCATTGCTGAAATCCTGTGACTTGATTTCTCCTGATAGAAGTTTCAGGCACCACAGCAGACCAGGAAAgaagatgttttgttttgttttgtttttttagcggGGGGAAGGAAGTAGGTCTTTCTTTACTCCTTAACATTCTTAAGCTGGTTTCTGCTCCAACAacaatcaaaaatcatttattagtcACCTACTATTGGAACTGTGCTAGAAGCTAGGGGCTAGACAAGATATAGGTAAAATATTACACTTTCCCTAAAGGGGTTTATAGTGTAGACAATTCTATCCATGGACTAGCCCAGGTTTGGGTTAGAGAATTAAACTATCTCAAAGCTTCAGGGACTTCAGAGTCTTTCCTGTCCAACCAAAAAGAGATGTTCCATCCTcaccataattttttcttttctccatgttGAACATACAGAGTTCCTTCAGTTTCCAAAAAGCATAATACCAAGACTCTTCTTGGTTTTTCTGGTTACCTTCTTCTATACTCTTAGTTTATCAGTGCCCTTCTAAAAATAGGGTCCCCAGAGCTGAATTCAATTCTCCAGATGTTTGTTATACATAATTGCTTGCATCTTGTCTCCCTCCTTCAATCGTGAGCTGCTCTAGGGTAAAGATTGTCCTTTgcctttcttccccaccccccagtgGTTAGCACAGTGACTGTAAATAGAAGGCTCCTAATAAGTTTTATTGGCTGACTGGCTGATTGATACTTGGCCTGGTCAGAACAAAGGAGAGCAGGAGGACCTTCTATCTTAATTCTGAATTCCATATGTCTTTTATAACACCTGATTTCATATcagttttggggggggaggttggaTTTCAcatcaattccttttttaaattcccCCTGCCTCAAACCAAAAGATATGGGGCATCATTGACATAGAAAATACTTCCTTTCTCTTGTCATTTTGAGGAATGATCATTTTCCAAACTTTGATTAGTTTCCCCAACTGAGAGTCGGGCAGGTACTCTCACCTCCACCTAGAATGCAGAGTATCTACTCTCAGGagcatgcaaaaagaaaatgactaatgactaaaattattgaatatttccaAACCTGGCTCCCATAATGACTTGATTTCAGTGAAAGTAAATTTTATACCAGTCAATTAAAAACAAGACAAATGGCAATTTTTCTCTGACAGTAAATGCAGGGATGAAAATATAGGTGAGaaagaggtcaaatttgagttGGTACATAACCAATCTCAGCATAGGGGAGAAAGTGATCAAATGTTCCTGATTGACAAAATACTTTAGTGTCCTTTGTGATATGGGGGTGATTTTAAATCAGGAGTTCTTAAATTTTTGAATGTCTTGGGCCCTCCTTATGAGGAgagtaggtggtacaatggagagaTCACTCAGCTTTaaggaggaaaattataaaatcaagcCTTAGACAATTACTTAGATGAGAAGCACTGGTAAGGTGATTTAaccttaattttctcaatttcctcaactataaaatgggtgtAATAAAAGTACCTCCtgcccagagttgttgtgaggatcaaacgagATAAAACTCGTAAAGCACACCTTAACATATTATTTGGCACAGTATGTTTTAGCTGTGAACCctttttagaataatgtttttatataaatattttatttgttttccaattatgtacaatagcAGTTTCCACCTATCTTTTtctgtaatgttttgaattttacaatttttccccagcctccctttcctcccctaccTTCCCCCACAGGatgcagtctgataatctttacattgtttccattctgtacattgttcaaaattgaatatgtagaaagaaaaatcataaccttaaggaaaaaataaaatataagacatagcaaaattatgtagtacaaaagacaacatttttttttaattgaaggtattGTAGAGGCTGactacttgagtttggttctgcctacgaggaatcattattcagacttgggaagcAAGggtgaaaatgaaacaaaaacttattaaaagaagttacaacacataagaaaatggtaggtaaagtTAAGAagaggttggggcagctaggtggcacagtggatagagcatcggccctggagtcaggaggacctgagttcaaatccggcctcagacacttaataattacctagctgtgtgactttgggcaagccacttaaccccattgccttgcaaaaaaaaaaaaaacaacccaaaaacctaaaaataaaaacaaataacattAAGAAGAGGTTAAGGAAAAGCCACATTGGATTTGGCAGGTCAGTTTggaagtttaaaaagaaagagaggaggggagagagagagagagagagagagagagagagagagagagagagagagagagaaggcatcCCTTCTGGATGGGAGGGTGGAAGAAGCAAGAAAGCTCAAAG
It includes:
- the LOC141494539 gene encoding chemokine XC receptor 1-like, producing MEATRNPFQVLTTTSTNFFYDLSSVPCENQDNFKLATLIHTVFYSLVFFLSLIGNSLVLWVLVKYESLESLTNIFIFNLCLSDLVFSCLLPFLIMIHYYGWIFGEFFCKLFNMFFHISLYSSIFFLVVMTVHRYLSVVYPVSSLRHLSYRNRTGIILGIWVVSIMVSVPDLIFHTVLGDSCNYSEEKWLQLCTYEHNIIFLFSLVVILFCYIQILRTLFRSHSRRRHRTVRLIFIIVMAYFLSWAPYNVLMFLRTLVNLRIIQKCELIKQLLYSLEICKEIAFSHCCFNPVLYVFVGIKFRQHLKALFRKVWPWQGILSPPPRSPGAFPYDDASFY